Proteins encoded together in one bacterium window:
- the efp gene encoding elongation factor P, whose protein sequence is MAIQANDIRKGMVILFEGAPCKVMEFHHHTPGNLRAMVQTRLRNLISGNSFEHRFRSNESLEVVILEEHEMEYLYSDESLHHFMNTENYEQVSLAKDDVGDIEQWFVAGLKIYVEFYNGTPIGVELPSSMILEVVETEPQMKGATISNLNKPAKLENGVIIQVPPFITTGERIRVNPNESRYIERAK, encoded by the coding sequence ATGGCAATTCAAGCAAATGATATCCGAAAAGGAATGGTAATTCTTTTTGAAGGCGCGCCTTGCAAAGTAATGGAATTCCATCATCATACACCTGGCAACCTTCGGGCGATGGTGCAAACACGGTTGCGTAATCTTATCAGCGGTAATTCATTCGAGCATCGTTTCCGTTCGAATGAATCACTTGAGGTTGTAATTCTGGAAGAACATGAAATGGAATATCTTTATTCGGATGAATCACTTCATCACTTTATGAACACCGAAAATTACGAACAGGTTTCATTAGCAAAAGATGATGTTGGTGATATTGAACAATGGTTCGTAGCTGGGCTGAAAATATATGTCGAGTTTTATAATGGAACCCCAATCGGTGTAGAACTTCCTTCTTCTATGATTTTAGAAGTCGTTGAAACAGAACCTCAAATGAAAGGTGCAACAATTTCAAATCTTAACAAACCAGCAAAGTTAGAGAATGGAGTGATAATTCAGGTGCCGCCTTTTATTACAACAGGAGAACGCATACGTGTTAATCCAAACGAATCGAGATATATTGAACGGGCAAAATGA
- the tgt gene encoding tRNA guanosine(34) transglycosylase Tgt — MLNFSVVAKDQNSKARAGFFETDHGVVETPAFMPVGTQGTVKAVNKDFLEKDINAQIILSNTYHLYLRPGTEILEKAGGLHKFINWKKPLLTDSGGYQVYSLSSLRKLKEDGVEFRSHLDGSSHFFSPEKVIQIQRSIGSDTMMVLDECTPYPCDYEYADKSTELTSKWAVLNKEAFENSKPLYGHRQFLFGIIQGSTYRDLRERSAKDLLKFDFDGYAIGGLAVGEPAEVMYDITFFTTDFMPENKPRYLMGVGRPENILESIERGIDMFDCVMPTRNARHGVLFTSEGVLTLTNAKFKDDFEKVDNNCDCYTCKNFTRAYLRHLFNAGELLALELASIHNLHFYISLISESRRQILDGSFKEWKNKTIEKISIKNNPRENGMEE, encoded by the coding sequence TTGCTTAATTTTTCAGTCGTTGCTAAAGATCAAAATTCGAAAGCCAGAGCTGGATTTTTTGAAACTGATCACGGTGTTGTGGAAACTCCAGCATTTATGCCTGTTGGGACTCAAGGAACTGTAAAAGCCGTTAACAAGGATTTTCTTGAGAAAGATATCAACGCACAGATCATTCTTTCAAATACATATCATCTTTATCTTAGACCGGGTACAGAAATACTTGAGAAAGCTGGTGGACTTCACAAATTTATCAACTGGAAGAAACCACTTCTTACTGACAGCGGCGGTTATCAGGTTTATAGTCTTTCGAGTCTCAGAAAATTAAAAGAAGACGGAGTTGAATTCAGATCGCATCTTGATGGTTCTTCACATTTTTTTTCACCTGAAAAAGTAATCCAAATCCAACGAAGCATTGGTTCGGATACAATGATGGTATTGGATGAGTGCACACCGTATCCATGCGACTATGAGTACGCAGATAAATCAACTGAACTCACGAGTAAATGGGCTGTACTCAATAAAGAAGCATTCGAAAATTCAAAACCTTTATATGGTCACAGGCAGTTTCTATTTGGAATTATTCAGGGAAGCACCTATAGAGATTTAAGGGAAAGATCAGCGAAGGACCTTCTGAAATTTGATTTCGATGGGTATGCGATCGGAGGTTTGGCTGTCGGTGAGCCAGCAGAAGTGATGTATGATATCACATTTTTTACAACTGATTTTATGCCTGAAAACAAACCAAGATATTTAATGGGTGTTGGTCGTCCTGAAAATATTCTTGAATCAATCGAGCGCGGAATAGATATGTTCGATTGTGTCATGCCAACACGTAATGCAAGACACGGAGTTCTCTTTACAAGTGAAGGCGTGTTGACTTTAACAAACGCAAAATTTAAAGATGATTTTGAAAAAGTCGATAATAATTGCGATTGCTACACCTGCAAAAATTTTACAAGAGCCTACTTAAGGCATCTGTTTAATGCCGGAGAATTATTAGCTTTGGAGTTAGCAAGTATTCACAATCTGCATTTCTACATATCACTGATTAGTGAATCAAGAAGACAGATACTTGACGGTTCTTTCAAAGAATGGAAAAATAAAACAATAGAAAAAATATCAATCAAAAATAATCCCCGTGAAAACGGGATGGAGGAATAG
- the yajC gene encoding preprotein translocase subunit YajC, with the protein MAPQGGEGGGGLVSTLIMFGAIFLIFYFMIIRPQQKRAKEREKLLSNLEKGDKVVTNGGIHGIIAGLEEKTALLQISENTKIKVERSAITTVLPK; encoded by the coding sequence ATGGCTCCACAAGGTGGTGAAGGCGGCGGCGGTTTAGTAAGTACGCTGATCATGTTCGGAGCTATTTTTCTTATCTTTTATTTTATGATAATCAGACCGCAGCAGAAGCGCGCAAAGGAAAGAGAGAAACTGCTATCGAATCTTGAAAAAGGTGATAAGGTTGTTACCAATGGCGGAATCCATGGAATCATTGCTGGTCTGGAAGAAAAGACAGCGCTTTTACAAATAAGCGAAAACACGAAAATAAAGGTTGAGCGTTCAGCAATAACTACTGTTCTTCCTAAATAA
- a CDS encoding nodulation protein NfeD, protein MRTFTKIFLFVLLISSLIIPQKKVYVAYIEGDIDLGLAPYISRVVTDAEKEDAEAIIFKINTFGGRVDAATQIKDAIISTDLLTIAFINNRAISAGALIALSCKKIVMVPGSSIGAATVVDQTGEKVGEKYQSYMRSEMRSTAEKNGRPVNIAEGMVDERVVIPGLVDSTQLVTLTSEEALEYGIADALLEHIDDVYSLFNLQHAEKISEKSNWAEDVVRFLNNPIISSILIMIGIFGLIAEVKSPGWGVPGTAGVLALALFFGSSYILQLASVIEILMFVVGLGLILIEVFVIPGFGVAGISGIILIVASLFLSMLGADPFLDFNVVSAAIIKLTIGLAAALILIFLLAKFLPKSNLFKKFVLSEEEKAAEGYTSRTNYAELLGAEGVAITTLRPAGTAEINGKRVDVVTDSEYIEHGKPIIVTAVEGMRIVVREKK, encoded by the coding sequence TTGAGAACATTCACCAAAATATTTTTATTCGTCCTTCTGATATCTTCACTAATAATTCCCCAGAAGAAAGTATATGTTGCATACATCGAAGGAGATATTGATCTCGGACTTGCGCCTTACATAAGCAGGGTAGTGACCGATGCCGAAAAAGAGGATGCTGAAGCAATCATATTCAAAATAAATACATTCGGCGGAAGGGTTGATGCTGCAACACAGATTAAAGATGCAATTATCAGTACTGATCTTCTTACAATTGCTTTTATCAACAACCGGGCAATTTCTGCGGGTGCATTGATAGCGCTTTCCTGCAAAAAAATTGTTATGGTTCCCGGAAGCTCAATTGGTGCAGCCACTGTTGTTGATCAGACAGGTGAAAAAGTAGGGGAGAAGTATCAATCTTATATGCGTTCTGAGATGCGTTCGACTGCTGAGAAGAATGGTAGGCCAGTAAATATTGCTGAAGGAATGGTTGATGAACGGGTTGTTATTCCCGGACTTGTAGATTCAACCCAGCTTGTTACACTCACTTCTGAAGAAGCATTAGAATACGGAATTGCTGACGCATTGCTTGAACATATTGATGATGTTTATTCACTATTTAATTTGCAGCATGCAGAAAAAATTTCAGAGAAATCCAATTGGGCAGAAGATGTAGTACGCTTCCTGAACAATCCTATCATCTCTTCAATTTTAATAATGATTGGAATATTTGGATTGATCGCAGAAGTTAAATCGCCCGGATGGGGTGTTCCCGGAACTGCGGGAGTGCTTGCACTTGCTCTTTTCTTCGGATCATCTTACATACTTCAGCTTGCATCAGTAATTGAAATATTAATGTTTGTTGTCGGACTTGGATTAATTCTGATCGAAGTTTTTGTAATTCCCGGTTTTGGAGTTGCAGGTATCAGCGGAATTATTTTGATAGTTGCATCATTGTTTTTGTCAATGCTCGGTGCGGATCCATTCCTTGATTTTAATGTGGTGTCAGCGGCAATAATCAAATTAACGATCGGACTGGCAGCAGCGCTGATTTTGATATTCCTGCTCGCAAAGTTTTTGCCAAAGTCAAACTTATTCAAAAAATTTGTTCTCTCTGAAGAAGAAAAAGCTGCTGAAGGATACACTTCCAGAACAAATTATGCAGAACTGTTGGGTGCAGAAGGAGTTGCAATTACAACTTTACGTCCCGCAGGCACAGCAGAAATAAACGGCAAGCGAGTTGATGTTGTCACAGATTCAGAATACATTGAACACGGAAAGCCGATTATCGTCACAGCAGTTGAAGGTATGCGGATTGTTGTGCGGGAGAAGAAGTAA
- a CDS encoding response regulator — protein sequence MWIGTYDKGLNQWNRTTNKFTHYQHNPNDPNSISDNRITDIHEDKSGDLWVATYFGGLNKFDRKTEKFYSYRYDPSDPNSISEDIVISIAEDPSGILWVGTPDNGLHKFDKDKGIFTYIKYKLDHPGDFSSTYAANLFVDRIGLLWVSARLDGIFSYDYWKNKFVHYENDPKNANSLGSNSVNLIYQDKFGNYWFGLLDGGLDKFDKENSKFKHYTVKDGLPGNYIYSILEDSQGNLWISTNNGLSKLNPQHNTFRNFDTEDGLPGNALWSGSKTKAGEFVYGCSSGFIFFHPDSIKENISTPPVYITGFSLFNKPVPIGYDSLSGRTILTKSIIECDELKLNYDDKVFSFELAALDFYSPENNRYAYIMEGFDKDWTYTDLTQSSVTYTNLDPGEYFFRVKVSDNYGNWNESGASIKIIILPPWWQTAWAYLFYILFIVSAVYIIWKAQLRRIRTRQEYEMSKFEAQKLHEVDELKSRFFTNISHEFRTPLTLILGPAKQIFEKVKDEKIKSEISMIHRNARKLLGLVNQLLDISKLESGNMKLQTSPQNIVSLLEALLLSFTSYAERKRITLKFNSVEDEIIVYLDKDKIEKIVTNILSNAFKFTADGGSVETNVSRNENYIDISISDTGIGIPKEKMSKIFDRFYQLDGSHTREQEGTGIGLALTKELVELHKGKIDVQSEEGKGATFIVKIPLGKEHLKPEEISEVDQEQEYEKEEERRNYYEETENKSEQRIDIEFLGKEELQLLLIVDDNSDVRNYIKENLNNEYRVLEAVDGEDGWNKSIEQIPDLIVSDVMMPKIDGFKLCEKLKTDERTSHIPVILLTAKAAKEDKLTGYETGADEYLMKPFEPDELRARIKNLIEQRKRLHQHFQKEGFFELNQTKITPVDKKFLQQAYSIISQNISNESFSVEVFAENLSVSKSLLHKKIVTLTGESPVEFIRRIRLNRAAKLIENKFGNLSEIALEVGFNNPSYFAECFKKQFGIPPSQYHKNNRAS from the coding sequence TTGTGGATTGGAACTTACGATAAAGGATTAAATCAATGGAATAGAACAACAAATAAGTTTACTCATTATCAGCACAATCCAAACGATCCTAATAGTATAAGCGATAACCGTATAACGGATATTCATGAGGATAAATCAGGTGATTTGTGGGTAGCAACATATTTTGGAGGGTTGAACAAGTTTGATAGAAAAACAGAAAAATTCTATTCATATAGATATGATCCATCTGACCCGAATAGTATCAGTGAAGATATAGTAATAAGCATTGCCGAAGATCCATCAGGAATTTTATGGGTTGGAACACCGGACAATGGATTACATAAGTTTGATAAAGACAAAGGAATCTTTACTTACATTAAGTATAAACTTGATCACCCTGGTGATTTTAGCTCGACTTATGCTGCTAACTTGTTTGTGGATAGAATCGGATTGCTCTGGGTAAGTGCGCGGCTTGACGGAATATTTTCATACGATTATTGGAAAAACAAATTTGTTCATTATGAAAATGATCCTAAGAATGCAAATAGTCTGGGCAGTAACTCGGTAAACTTAATCTATCAAGATAAATTTGGTAATTATTGGTTTGGATTATTGGATGGTGGTTTGGATAAATTTGATAAAGAGAATAGCAAGTTCAAACATTACACAGTTAAAGATGGTTTACCCGGAAATTATATTTATAGCATTTTAGAAGATAGTCAGGGTAACCTTTGGATTAGTACAAATAATGGACTTTCAAAGTTAAATCCTCAACATAATACTTTTAGAAACTTTGATACTGAAGATGGACTTCCAGGTAACGCATTATGGTCGGGATCTAAAACCAAAGCCGGTGAGTTTGTTTATGGTTGCAGCAGCGGATTTATATTTTTTCATCCAGATAGTATTAAAGAAAATATCAGTACTCCACCAGTATATATAACTGGCTTTTCATTATTTAACAAACCTGTTCCAATTGGTTATGACAGCCTCAGCGGACGGACAATACTAACCAAATCTATTATTGAATGTGATGAACTCAAACTGAATTATGACGATAAAGTTTTTTCTTTCGAGCTTGCTGCTCTGGATTTTTATTCACCTGAAAACAACAGATATGCTTACATTATGGAAGGATTTGACAAAGATTGGACTTATACTGACCTAACCCAAAGCTCAGTAACTTACACTAACTTAGATCCGGGAGAATATTTTTTCAGAGTCAAAGTATCTGACAATTACGGTAATTGGAATGAATCTGGTGCATCAATAAAAATTATTATACTTCCTCCCTGGTGGCAAACCGCCTGGGCATATCTCTTCTATATTTTATTTATTGTGAGTGCCGTTTATATCATCTGGAAAGCGCAGCTTAGAAGAATTAGGACCAGGCAAGAATATGAAATGAGTAAATTTGAAGCACAAAAACTGCACGAAGTCGACGAGTTGAAGTCCAGGTTCTTTACTAATATCTCTCACGAATTCAGAACTCCTCTTACACTAATTCTTGGTCCTGCCAAACAAATATTTGAAAAAGTAAAAGATGAAAAAATAAAGTCCGAGATAAGTATGATTCACAGAAACGCAAGGAAATTGCTCGGACTTGTAAACCAGCTGCTTGATATCTCAAAGCTCGAATCCGGAAATATGAAGCTTCAGACAAGTCCTCAAAACATAGTATCATTATTGGAGGCATTGCTGCTGTCATTTACTTCTTATGCTGAGAGAAAAAGAATTACTTTGAAGTTCAATTCAGTTGAGGATGAAATAATTGTTTACCTTGACAAAGATAAGATTGAAAAGATTGTTACTAACATTCTTTCGAATGCGTTCAAGTTTACTGCAGATGGTGGAAGCGTTGAGACAAATGTTAGTCGGAATGAAAATTACATTGATATTTCAATCAGTGATACTGGTATTGGAATTCCAAAAGAAAAGATGTCAAAGATATTTGATCGTTTCTACCAATTGGATGGAAGTCACACAAGAGAACAGGAAGGCACGGGAATAGGATTAGCATTAACTAAGGAACTAGTTGAACTTCACAAAGGAAAGATTGATGTTCAAAGCGAAGAAGGAAAAGGAGCAACTTTTATAGTGAAAATTCCTCTGGGCAAAGAGCACTTAAAACCCGAAGAGATAAGCGAAGTAGATCAAGAGCAAGAGTATGAAAAAGAGGAAGAAAGACGGAATTACTATGAGGAAACTGAAAACAAATCTGAACAAAGGATTGACATTGAGTTCTTAGGAAAAGAAGAACTTCAGTTGTTACTTATAGTGGACGATAACTCCGACGTGAGAAATTACATTAAAGAAAATTTGAATAATGAATACAGAGTTCTGGAAGCAGTAGACGGTGAAGATGGATGGAACAAATCCATTGAACAGATACCTGATTTAATTGTGAGTGATGTGATGATGCCGAAAATAGATGGATTTAAGCTGTGTGAAAAACTGAAGACTGATGAGAGAACCAGTCATATCCCAGTAATTCTTCTTACAGCAAAAGCGGCGAAGGAAGATAAACTAACTGGCTATGAAACCGGTGCCGATGAATATTTAATGAAACCGTTTGAACCAGATGAGCTAAGAGCGAGGATAAAAAATCTAATTGAACAGAGAAAGAGACTTCACCAGCATTTTCAAAAAGAAGGATTTTTTGAATTAAACCAGACAAAGATTACACCAGTTGATAAAAAGTTTTTACAGCAAGCATATAGTATCATTTCTCAGAATATTTCGAATGAATCGTTCAGCGTGGAAGTATTTGCAGAGAATCTATCTGTAAGTAAGTCACTACTACATAAAAAAATAGTTACATTAACCGGTGAATCACCTGTTGAATTTATAAGAAGAATAAGGCTCAACAGAGCAGCGAAACTTATTGAAAATAAATTCGGAAATCTTTCAGAAATAGCACTGGAAGTCGGTTTTAACAATCCATCCTACTTCGCCGAATGTTTTAAGAAACAATTTGGTATCCCGCCCTCGCAATACCATAAGAATAATAGAGCATCGTAG
- a CDS encoding T9SS type A sorting domain-containing protein encodes MKLFIQTLFFFLIAAQICFGQWIPVGLSGQGIKDIAVQDSNIFAVTADGGEVYRSNDKGMNWTLIVDSNAVDIAISPSGKVFMIKDTLDDYWSYSTLFFSTDNGDTWVQSDIVEQLVDSIPTGWSWPRNITINPSGIVFCGIITGGSFAGQSALAKSTDDGLNWSTPGMEVRGGNIFAFKEPYVLTVGSGWFGCAHGDYLYLSSDYGSNWNFLGYPPGPMTNSLGLFSNGNILIGVWNWNGAGQRDILISTNNCISWTYICTINCQVGLSFQSEFSEGMLIGTDSLGVFLFSDEGDSLGSRNDGLTNLNVQALTLANNGYVYAGTDNGVWRRPLFEIIPVELASFTATSNGNEVILNWSTATETNNQGFEIQRSTDSKEFFTVGFVNGHGTTTEQHNYTYLDKNLENRKYYYRLKQVDFNGTYEYSDVVEVEWRAFTSYLLEQNYPNPFNPSTVFSYQLPVSSDVTLKVFDVMGNEIATLVNEEKPAGTYEITWYAENLSSGVYFYQLKASNYIETKKMLLLK; translated from the coding sequence ATGAAATTATTTATACAAACTTTGTTTTTCTTTTTGATAGCAGCACAAATTTGTTTTGGGCAGTGGATACCAGTTGGACTTAGTGGACAAGGCATAAAAGATATAGCCGTTCAAGACTCAAATATATTTGCAGTTACTGCAGATGGTGGAGAAGTGTATCGCTCTAATGATAAAGGAATGAATTGGACACTAATTGTTGATTCTAATGCAGTTGATATTGCGATATCTCCATCAGGAAAAGTGTTTATGATAAAAGATACATTAGATGATTATTGGTCATATTCAACTCTATTTTTTTCAACTGATAACGGAGATACATGGGTTCAATCCGATATTGTGGAACAATTAGTAGACTCTATTCCGACTGGATGGAGTTGGCCAAGAAACATCACAATAAATCCTTCTGGAATAGTTTTCTGTGGAATAATTACGGGTGGGTCTTTTGCTGGTCAATCTGCTTTAGCAAAATCAACTGATGACGGATTAAACTGGAGTACACCTGGCATGGAAGTTAGAGGTGGAAACATATTCGCCTTTAAAGAGCCTTACGTGCTGACGGTAGGATCAGGTTGGTTTGGCTGCGCGCATGGGGATTATTTGTACTTATCATCAGATTATGGAAGCAATTGGAATTTTTTAGGATATCCCCCTGGACCTATGACGAACTCTCTCGGTCTTTTCTCAAATGGCAATATTCTCATTGGAGTATGGAACTGGAACGGGGCTGGGCAGAGAGACATTTTAATTTCCACAAATAATTGTATCAGTTGGACGTATATATGTACAATTAATTGCCAAGTTGGTCTTTCTTTTCAAAGTGAGTTCTCAGAAGGTATGTTAATTGGCACAGATAGTTTGGGTGTATTTCTGTTTTCCGATGAAGGTGATAGTTTGGGTTCGAGGAATGATGGCTTAACAAATCTTAATGTTCAGGCACTAACTCTCGCCAACAACGGTTACGTATATGCAGGTACGGATAATGGTGTATGGAGAAGACCACTATTTGAAATAATTCCTGTCGAACTCGCTTCATTTACCGCAACTTCAAATGGTAATGAAGTAATACTCAACTGGTCAACTGCAACGGAAACTAACAACCAGGGGTTTGAAATTCAAAGAAGTACTGACTCTAAAGAGTTTTTCACAGTTGGATTTGTGAATGGTCACGGAACAACCACCGAGCAACACAACTACACTTATTTGGATAAGAATTTAGAAAACAGGAAATACTACTATAGATTAAAACAAGTTGATTTCAACGGTACTTATGAGTACTCAGATGTAGTAGAAGTAGAGTGGAGAGCATTTACTTCATACCTGCTTGAACAGAATTATCCGAATCCATTCAATCCATCAACAGTGTTCAGTTATCAGTTACCAGTAAGCAGTGATGTAACATTAAAAGTATTTGATGTTATGGGAAATGAAATTGCAACATTAGTAAACGAAGAAAAACCAGCAGGCACTTATGAGATAACTTGGTATGCGGAGAACTTATCGAGCGGAGTTTATTTCTATCAACTAAAAGCAAGCAATTATATCGAAACAAAAAAAATGTTGTTATTGAAGTAA
- a CDS encoding T9SS type A sorting domain-containing protein, producing MKKIMYSLFFFLLTTQICFGQWIPVGLSGQGIKDIAVQDSNIFAVTAVSGEVYRSNDKGMNWTLIVDSNAVDIAISPSGKVFMIKDTLHDYWSYSTLFFSTDNGDTWIQSDIVEQLVDSIPTGWSWPRNITINPSGIVFCGIITGGSFTGQSALAKSTDDGLNWSTPGMEVRGGNIFASKEPYVLTVGSSWFGCAYGDYLYLSSDYGCTWNFLGYPPGPMTNSLGLFSNGKILVGVWNGSGTGQRDILISTNNCISWTYICSINCQVGLSWSIGFSEGMLVGTEDAGVFLFSDEGDSLGLWNEGLNYSWEVLTLSSDNNGYAYLGQGANIMFGSGGVWRRPLSEIIPVELTSFTATSNGKEVFLKWSTATETNNQGFEILRFAQNDNEWKTIGFVPGFGTTTEPKSYSYTDSKVSTGKYTYRLKQKDLDGSFQFSPETEVEISAPLLFSLEQNYPNPFNPTTSIQYSVSSEQYVTLVVYDVLGNEIEILVNEEKPVGTYEVTWYAEQLPSGVYFYRLKAGEYSAVKKMTLIK from the coding sequence ATGAAAAAAATAATGTACTCACTGTTTTTCTTTTTGCTCACCACACAAATTTGTTTTGGGCAGTGGATACCAGTTGGACTTAGTGGACAAGGCATAAAAGATATAGCCGTTCAAGACTCAAATATATTTGCAGTTACTGCAGTTAGTGGAGAAGTGTATCGCTCTAATGATAAAGGAATGAATTGGACACTAATTGTTGATTCTAATGCAGTTGATATTGCGATATCTCCATCAGGAAAAGTGTTTATGATAAAAGATACATTACATGATTATTGGTCATATTCAACTCTATTTTTTTCAACTGATAACGGAGACACATGGATTCAATCCGACATTGTGGAGCAATTAGTAGACTCCATTCCGACTGGATGGAGTTGGCCAAGAAACATCACAATAAATCCTTCTGGAATAGTTTTCTGTGGAATAATTACGGGTGGGTCTTTTACTGGTCAATCTGCTTTAGCAAAATCAACTGATGACGGATTAAACTGGAGTACACCTGGCATGGAAGTTAGAGGTGGAAACATATTCGCCTCTAAAGAGCCTTACGTGTTGACGGTAGGATCAAGTTGGTTTGGCTGCGCGTATGGGGATTATTTGTACTTATCATCAGATTATGGATGCACTTGGAATTTTTTAGGATATCCCCCTGGACCTATGACGAACTCTCTCGGTCTTTTCTCAAATGGCAAAATTCTCGTTGGAGTATGGAACGGGAGCGGGACTGGGCAGAGAGACATTTTAATTTCTACAAATAATTGTATCAGTTGGACGTATATATGTTCAATTAATTGTCAAGTTGGTCTTTCCTGGTCGATTGGATTTTCAGAAGGAATGTTAGTTGGTACTGAAGATGCGGGCGTATTCCTCTTTTCTGATGAAGGAGACAGTCTAGGTTTATGGAATGAAGGATTAAACTATTCGTGGGAAGTGTTGACGCTAAGCTCAGATAATAATGGGTACGCTTATCTCGGGCAAGGAGCAAATATAATGTTTGGTTCAGGCGGTGTTTGGCGAAGACCGCTTTCTGAAATTATTCCTGTCGAACTCACATCATTCACTGCAACATCAAATGGCAAAGAGGTTTTTCTCAAATGGTCAACTGCAACGGAGACAAACAACCAAGGATTTGAGATTCTTCGCTTCGCTCAGAATGACAACGAATGGAAAACAATTGGATTTGTTCCAGGTTTTGGAACCACAACAGAACCTAAATCTTATAGCTATACAGATTCAAAAGTCTCGACGGGAAAATATACTTACCGCCTAAAGCAAAAAGACTTGGACGGAAGTTTTCAATTCTCACCGGAAACCGAAGTAGAAATCTCTGCACCGTTATTATTCTCGCTTGAACAAAACTACCCGAATCCATTCAACCCAACAACCAGTATTCAGTATTCAGTAAGCAGTGAGCAATATGTAACTCTCGTTGTTTACGATGTACTTGGTAACGAAATAGAAATTTTAGTTAACGAAGAAAAACCGGTAGGAACTTATGAAGTAACCTGGTATGCAGAACAACTACCAAGTGGAGTTTATTTCTATCGGTTGAAAGCTGGAGAATATTCTGCAGTTAAAAAAATGACTTTAATAAAATAA